A genomic segment from Hyalangium gracile encodes:
- a CDS encoding PhnD/SsuA/transferrin family substrate-binding protein: MSSLSPPIRFLIYPSLGEVKEHVRIEFFGRLLSQRAGRPIVVEVARTYEMVEQELAAGRVDMAWATAEQCNAFEPQAHAVLRAVRAGRLYYHAALICRADKPVTLESLKGTRAAWVAPLSTGGYLLARRHLEARGLVLEDVFAEQRFVGSYRNALLAVLHGEADVTSLFTTHPDEVTVRAGLAQRVGASEHLLTTFGYTEPTLSDGIILTRRLSEADAASMVAALTGLTQEGLQPLLGLFMIDGFALATQAQRPPALQAQRAEFLAAELDREERFLRLCASAGAVFGQDFHGREGQTLMQVLPAEAAAPLQALAREARHHGIAGRAEYRLETGGDSRLYAAEASPLSAAPGEPAPGTVLLVRDITEQHALETELYRLASFPLLHPEPMLELGQNGTLHYANPAAHKAFPDLMVLGSQHPLVGAAQAWLQREESGSSPPVVEVAKQHWELVVFSMEEAGVIRVFAKDVTARKQMEARLLHADRMAALGSLAARVGHEMNNPLAYLMANLSFAREEINRLRQALRTERREETLEEFDEVLEALTESWDGADRLRVIVQDLHLLVREPPTHRAWVDVQQVLEDSLKLVRNDLRHRARLEKDFQPVPLVEADEARLGQVFLNVLLNAVQAMSDRDAARNVLRVSTRASPAGEIIVEVQDTGVGMTPEVMARIFEPFFTTRPNALGMGLSVSHAIITSLGGTLRTESQPGVGTLITITLPPE; the protein is encoded by the coding sequence TTGTCATCGCTGAGTCCTCCCATCCGATTCCTCATCTATCCCTCCCTGGGTGAGGTCAAGGAGCACGTGAGGATCGAGTTCTTCGGGAGATTGCTCTCCCAGAGAGCCGGCCGTCCCATCGTGGTCGAGGTGGCGCGCACCTACGAGATGGTGGAGCAGGAGCTGGCCGCGGGCCGCGTGGACATGGCCTGGGCCACCGCCGAGCAGTGCAACGCCTTCGAGCCCCAGGCCCACGCGGTGCTGCGCGCCGTCCGGGCCGGGCGCCTGTACTACCACGCCGCCCTCATCTGCCGGGCCGACAAGCCCGTCACCCTGGAGTCGCTGAAGGGCACTCGCGCCGCCTGGGTGGCGCCGCTGTCCACCGGCGGCTACCTGCTGGCCCGCCGCCACCTGGAGGCCCGGGGCCTGGTGCTCGAGGACGTCTTCGCCGAGCAGCGCTTCGTGGGCAGCTACCGCAACGCCCTGCTCGCCGTGCTCCATGGCGAGGCGGACGTCACCTCGCTGTTCACCACCCACCCGGACGAAGTCACCGTGCGCGCCGGCCTGGCCCAGCGCGTGGGCGCCTCCGAGCACCTGCTCACCACCTTCGGCTACACCGAGCCCACCCTCTCGGACGGCATCATCCTCACCCGGCGGCTGTCGGAGGCGGATGCGGCCAGCATGGTGGCCGCGCTCACCGGGCTCACCCAGGAGGGGCTGCAGCCGCTGCTCGGCCTCTTCATGATCGATGGCTTCGCGCTGGCCACGCAGGCCCAGCGGCCCCCGGCGCTGCAGGCCCAGCGCGCCGAGTTCCTGGCGGCGGAGCTGGATCGCGAGGAGCGCTTCCTGCGCCTGTGCGCCTCCGCGGGCGCCGTCTTCGGACAGGACTTCCACGGCCGGGAGGGCCAGACGCTGATGCAGGTGCTGCCCGCCGAGGCGGCCGCCCCGCTGCAGGCGCTCGCCCGCGAGGCGCGCCACCACGGCATCGCCGGCCGGGCCGAGTACCGCCTGGAGACGGGCGGGGACTCGCGACTGTACGCCGCCGAGGCCTCGCCCCTGTCCGCGGCGCCTGGCGAGCCCGCCCCGGGCACCGTCCTGCTGGTGCGCGACATCACCGAGCAGCACGCCCTGGAGACGGAGCTGTACCGGCTGGCCTCCTTCCCGCTGCTCCACCCCGAGCCCATGCTGGAGCTGGGGCAGAACGGCACCCTGCACTACGCCAACCCCGCCGCGCACAAGGCCTTCCCGGACCTGATGGTGCTCGGCTCGCAGCACCCGCTGGTGGGCGCCGCGCAGGCGTGGCTCCAGCGCGAGGAGTCCGGCAGCTCCCCGCCCGTGGTGGAGGTCGCCAAGCAGCACTGGGAGCTGGTGGTCTTCTCCATGGAGGAGGCCGGCGTCATCCGCGTGTTCGCCAAGGACGTGACGGCGCGCAAGCAGATGGAGGCGCGCCTGCTCCACGCCGATCGCATGGCCGCCCTGGGCTCGCTGGCCGCCCGGGTGGGCCACGAGATGAACAACCCCCTGGCCTACCTCATGGCCAACCTCTCCTTCGCTCGCGAGGAGATCAACCGGCTGCGCCAGGCGCTGCGCACCGAGCGGCGCGAGGAGACGCTGGAGGAGTTCGACGAGGTGCTGGAGGCGCTCACCGAGTCCTGGGACGGCGCGGACCGGCTGCGCGTCATCGTCCAGGATCTGCACCTGCTGGTGCGCGAGCCCCCCACCCACCGCGCCTGGGTGGACGTGCAGCAGGTGCTGGAGGACAGCCTGAAGCTGGTGCGCAACGACTTGCGCCACCGCGCCCGCCTGGAGAAGGACTTCCAGCCCGTGCCGCTGGTGGAGGCGGACGAGGCGCGACTGGGCCAGGTGTTCCTCAACGTGCTGCTCAACGCCGTGCAGGCCATGTCCGACCGGGACGCGGCGCGCAACGTGCTGCGCGTGAGCACCCGCGCCAGCCCCGCCGGGGAGATCATCGTCGAGGTGCAGGACACCGGCGTGGGGATGACGCCCGAGGTGATGGCGCGCATCTTCGAGCCCTTCTTCACCACGCGCCCCAACGCCCTGGGCATGGGGCTGTCGGTGAGCCACGCCATCATCACCAGCCTGGGCGGCACGCTGCGCACCGAGAGTCAGCCCGGCGTGGGCACGCTCATCACCATCACCCTGCCCCCGGAGTGA
- a CDS encoding putative metallopeptidase, producing MAPRRPNFNKALRALIRDIATRMPEFGHVRASRILVVAGEARRASRGTVKPLCFRGGKSTDRTGRRKPVIRIRGRRMLYCITLRPLFFRGSTAKARIETVIHELFHCSRRFDGTLHAGRRHDVLGKYFARRLRPLVRRYLKECPPELKAAFAHRGEVRVLQWLERPGSSYVPGHSRVRKVYTEDQLFYGIARMVTPKPRVAREAGARTPKLH from the coding sequence GTGGCCCCACGCCGCCCCAACTTCAACAAGGCGCTCCGCGCCCTCATCCGCGACATCGCCACCCGTATGCCGGAGTTCGGCCACGTGAGGGCCAGCCGCATCCTCGTGGTGGCCGGAGAAGCGCGTCGGGCCTCGCGCGGCACCGTCAAGCCCCTGTGCTTCCGCGGCGGCAAGAGCACGGACCGGACCGGCCGCCGCAAGCCCGTCATCCGCATCCGCGGCCGGCGGATGCTCTACTGCATCACCCTGCGCCCGCTCTTCTTCCGCGGCTCCACCGCCAAGGCCCGCATCGAGACCGTCATCCACGAGCTGTTCCACTGCTCGCGCCGCTTCGACGGGACGCTGCACGCCGGGCGGCGGCACGACGTGCTGGGCAAGTACTTCGCCCGTCGCCTCCGGCCCCTGGTGCGCCGCTACCTCAAGGAGTGTCCCCCCGAGCTCAAGGCCGCCTTCGCCCACCGCGGCGAGGTGCGGGTGCTCCAGTGGCTGGAGCGCCCCGGCTCTTCCTATGTCCCAGGTCACTCGCGCGTGAGAAAGGTCTACACCGAGGATCAACTCTTCTACGGCATCGCCCGCATGGTGACGCCCAAGCCCCGCGTGGCGCGCGAGGCCGGAGCACGCACTCCCAAGCTCCACTGA
- a CDS encoding LEA type 2 family protein — MKPSTLSKTLVPALLGALWLGCASAPARPETPPALTLQEATVPTQGLTEATVRYAGQVVSPVPGVIEKADYELVSDGQVVKTGTASLDVPVTPNQPTSFSFEERAAYVRGPDDLKAMSERGGSLLLALRGTLTVRSGQQVETLPFAASRSVRVPRLPEVVLESMDAARYSDTEVGLTFRVGVKNPNPFPLRLDQLTYELQVNGKSLGTGQLTKADTVDASATGVYPLEASVSAATWGPEVKKLIAKNVLTYTLAGQLKGPLLEQPYSLIGDVRLNVSK; from the coding sequence GTGAAGCCCTCTACCCTCTCCAAGACCCTGGTCCCCGCCCTGCTGGGCGCTCTCTGGCTCGGCTGTGCCTCGGCCCCCGCTCGGCCGGAGACGCCCCCCGCCCTCACCCTCCAGGAGGCCACCGTGCCCACCCAGGGGCTGACGGAGGCCACCGTCCGCTACGCCGGCCAGGTGGTGAGCCCCGTGCCCGGCGTCATCGAGAAGGCCGACTACGAGCTCGTCTCCGACGGGCAGGTGGTGAAGACGGGGACGGCCTCGCTCGACGTCCCGGTGACGCCCAACCAGCCCACCTCCTTCTCCTTCGAGGAGCGCGCCGCCTACGTGCGCGGCCCGGACGACCTGAAGGCGATGAGCGAGCGGGGCGGCTCGCTGCTGCTGGCGCTGCGCGGCACGCTGACGGTGCGCTCGGGCCAGCAGGTGGAGACGCTGCCGTTCGCCGCTTCGCGCTCGGTGCGGGTGCCTCGGCTGCCGGAGGTGGTGCTGGAGAGCATGGACGCGGCGCGCTACTCGGACACGGAGGTGGGCCTCACCTTCCGGGTGGGGGTGAAGAACCCCAACCCCTTCCCGCTGCGCCTGGACCAGCTCACCTATGAATTGCAGGTGAATGGCAAGTCGCTGGGCACCGGCCAGCTGACCAAGGCGGACACCGTGGACGCGTCCGCCACGGGCGTCTATCCGCTGGAGGCCTCGGTGTCGGCCGCCACGTGGGGCCCGGAGGTGAAGAAGCTCATCGCCAAGAACGTGCTCACCTACACGCTCGCGGGCCAGCTGAAGGGCCCGCTGCTCGAGCAGCCGTACTCGCTCATCGGGGACGTGCGGCTCAACGTCTCCAAGTAG
- the aat gene encoding leucyl/phenylalanyl-tRNA--protein transferase, which produces MPIYLLDPEDPEAFPPPEKADRSGVLAVGGDLSPERLLSAYSRGIFPWPVEGQPLLWHSPDPRFVLEPAKLHVGRSLRKTMKAGTYEVRWDTAFAEVIAACSETPRPGQAGTWITDEMREAYITLHRLGFAHSIESWEGGRLKGGLYGVSLGAAFFGESMFAHGPDASKVAFATAVERFAQWGFHFVDCQVETEHLARFGAEHWPRRRFLTALKKALGEPTRRGPWT; this is translated from the coding sequence GTGCCCATCTACCTGCTCGATCCCGAGGATCCGGAGGCCTTCCCCCCGCCCGAGAAGGCGGACCGCAGCGGCGTGCTGGCGGTGGGTGGCGACCTGAGCCCGGAGCGGCTGCTGTCCGCGTACTCGCGCGGCATCTTCCCCTGGCCCGTGGAGGGCCAGCCCCTGCTGTGGCACTCGCCGGATCCGCGCTTCGTGCTGGAGCCGGCGAAGCTCCACGTGGGCCGCAGCCTGCGCAAGACGATGAAGGCGGGCACCTACGAGGTGCGCTGGGACACGGCCTTCGCGGAGGTCATCGCCGCGTGCTCGGAGACGCCGCGGCCCGGCCAGGCGGGCACGTGGATCACCGACGAGATGCGCGAGGCGTACATCACGCTGCACCGGCTGGGCTTCGCGCACTCCATCGAGTCCTGGGAGGGAGGCCGGCTGAAGGGGGGCCTCTATGGCGTCTCGCTGGGCGCGGCCTTCTTCGGCGAGAGCATGTTCGCGCACGGGCCGGACGCCTCGAAGGTGGCCTTCGCGACGGCCGTGGAGCGCTTCGCACAGTGGGGCTTCCACTTCGTGGACTGCCAGGTGGAGACCGAGCACCTGGCCCGCTTCGGCGCCGAGCACTGGCCCCGCCGCCGCTTCCTCACCGCGCTGAAGAAGGCGCTCGGGGAGCCCACCCGCCGCGGGCCGTGGACCTGA
- a CDS encoding tetratricopeptide repeat protein: protein MARRSMPWCLVLAVLVLIGPRVALACRPPELKSWTKRSPDGRFELSMKESAPGVITDARLGLRDRRSGKVLWSHTVDQLLPSEDVLISHDGTAVLVISRPRAKFVLHGSAGETLGSWPFENVLTRSEIARIPRDWERCGDKAWADQLEVEGSTFSFVVPVGAPVGFSRESRYVAFVISSLGQMDRFPAVLSRPPMELIKLYRQEEDPLTRLRIVDELWGTSREDRSKVIYEVPRFWMDVLGDPKTPRAILPIAVTALGSTGAELDLQFLRRLAFAEPERDVAILRALSSRMPEEAGAYALKMFEQPHPSPYARMFALVHLYEQGGTARQLAETLVQRDELLRTQSAFPVLMNGLEALQDFWQTVPFCADPGEPTRARAARSLERLLRSAGKASAALLELPSSTEGELRSGCPEALIMLGLMAEQLQDRELATRLYSIGVAGLEESGILRRLGTDSLLLEGMLRLALLARDEKDWSEAERLLQAVLATPSRNVPVCAPRPVLYMQDVKPEECGKPRSAEEVARQLLREARAQKLRSREGASASD from the coding sequence ATGGCTCGACGCTCGATGCCCTGGTGCCTGGTGCTGGCGGTCCTGGTCCTCATCGGGCCCCGTGTGGCGCTGGCGTGCCGTCCGCCGGAGCTCAAGTCCTGGACGAAGCGCTCGCCGGATGGACGCTTCGAGCTGAGCATGAAGGAGTCCGCACCGGGGGTCATCACCGACGCCCGGCTCGGCCTCCGGGACCGGCGATCGGGGAAGGTCCTCTGGAGTCACACCGTCGATCAGCTCCTGCCCTCCGAGGACGTCCTCATCTCCCATGACGGGACCGCCGTCCTGGTCATCAGCCGGCCTCGCGCGAAGTTCGTGCTTCATGGCAGTGCCGGCGAGACGCTCGGCTCCTGGCCCTTCGAGAACGTGCTGACCCGCTCCGAGATCGCGCGGATCCCCCGCGACTGGGAGCGATGCGGGGACAAGGCGTGGGCGGACCAGCTGGAGGTGGAGGGCAGCACCTTCTCCTTCGTGGTCCCCGTCGGGGCTCCGGTCGGCTTCTCCCGCGAGTCCCGGTACGTCGCCTTCGTGATCTCCTCCCTGGGGCAGATGGACCGGTTTCCCGCGGTGCTCTCCAGGCCCCCGATGGAGCTCATCAAGCTGTACCGCCAGGAAGAGGATCCGCTCACCCGCCTGCGCATCGTGGACGAGCTCTGGGGCACCTCCCGGGAGGACCGCTCGAAGGTGATATACGAGGTTCCCCGCTTCTGGATGGATGTGCTGGGCGATCCCAAGACGCCGCGCGCCATCCTCCCCATCGCCGTGACGGCGCTGGGCTCCACCGGCGCCGAGCTGGACCTCCAGTTCCTGCGCCGGCTCGCCTTCGCGGAGCCGGAGCGGGACGTCGCCATCCTCCGCGCGCTCTCCAGTCGGATGCCCGAGGAGGCGGGGGCCTACGCCTTGAAGATGTTCGAGCAGCCCCACCCCTCCCCATACGCCCGGATGTTCGCCCTCGTGCACCTCTACGAGCAGGGAGGGACCGCCAGGCAGCTCGCCGAGACGCTCGTCCAGCGCGATGAGCTGCTGCGCACCCAGAGCGCTTTTCCCGTGTTGATGAACGGGCTCGAGGCCCTCCAGGACTTCTGGCAGACGGTGCCGTTCTGCGCGGACCCCGGCGAGCCGACCCGCGCCCGGGCCGCGCGGAGCCTGGAGCGCCTGTTGCGCTCGGCCGGAAAGGCGAGCGCGGCCCTGCTCGAGCTGCCCTCCAGCACCGAGGGCGAGCTGCGCAGCGGCTGTCCCGAGGCGTTGATCATGCTCGGGCTGATGGCCGAGCAGCTCCAGGACCGGGAGCTGGCCACCCGGCTGTACAGCATCGGCGTGGCGGGGCTGGAAGAGTCGGGCATCCTCCGGCGGCTCGGCACCGACTCGCTGCTCCTCGAGGGCATGCTCCGGCTCGCCCTCCTCGCCAGGGACGAGAAGGACTGGAGCGAGGCGGAGCGGCTCCTCCAGGCGGTGCTCGCCACTCCCTCCCGGAACGTCCCCGTCTGCGCGCCCAGGCCTGTCCTCTACATGCAGGACGTGAAGCCCGAGGAGTGTGGCAAGCCGCGCTCCGCCGAGGAGGTGGCCCGACAGCTCCTCCGCGAGGCGCGTGCCCAGAAGCTCAGGAGCCGCGAGGGCGCCTCCGCCTCGGACTGA
- a CDS encoding class I SAM-dependent methyltransferase: MLSIVLYTLRTGISPMPTLGKVRRQLLPLLEPDLEGTILELGAGWGTLAFALADRCPRAKVVAFELSPLPFAFCWLRQRLAPRANLELRRQDFLRASFSGAAVVVSYLYPGAMSRLAPKLLAELSPGTRVLSHTFALRGWKPLRTLVVDDLYRTPIYVYVVPGGFGRQGDPAAP; encoded by the coding sequence ATGCTGTCCATCGTCCTCTATACGCTGAGGACCGGCATCTCCCCCATGCCCACCCTGGGCAAGGTCCGCCGCCAGCTGCTGCCCCTGCTCGAGCCGGACCTCGAGGGCACCATCCTCGAGCTCGGCGCCGGGTGGGGGACGCTCGCCTTCGCCCTGGCGGACCGCTGCCCTCGGGCGAAGGTGGTGGCCTTCGAGCTGTCTCCGCTCCCGTTCGCCTTCTGCTGGCTGCGTCAGCGCCTCGCGCCTCGCGCCAACCTCGAGCTCCGGCGCCAGGACTTCCTTCGGGCCTCGTTCTCGGGCGCGGCGGTCGTCGTCTCCTACCTCTACCCGGGCGCCATGAGCCGGCTGGCTCCCAAGCTGCTGGCGGAGCTGTCTCCCGGCACACGCGTCCTCAGCCACACCTTCGCGCTGCGAGGCTGGAAGCCGCTGCGCACGCTCGTGGTCGATGACCTGTACCGCACCCCCATCTATGTCTACGTGGTGCCCGGCGGCTTCGGCCGACAAGGCGACCCGGCCGCGCCGTGA
- a CDS encoding pilus assembly protein N-terminal domain-containing protein: MFAPVPFRTGLGGVLLAALLFLPLQALAWPVDLVFPVETGADRFHKLTAVDWVDVEDPSVATVELLSGSNELLITGKRPGSTLMLLYAEGKMGVWRLVVTAPGSRHTPEPAPELLAAARKACPGLQANEGSERLLLATVKDSACRKALLSLFQTDAWLARELEVTFELPMLQEQLSAVTDRLKELGLEARYSGAGIVLQGTSTPEAHRRALWELFRQSVGRVPLEDRVKVLTPEATPDAGTGPVDAGAAPTEEPRTPGKRKRGAPTK, encoded by the coding sequence ATGTTCGCACCTGTGCCCTTCAGGACGGGGCTGGGGGGCGTCCTGCTTGCCGCTCTCCTGTTCCTGCCCCTGCAAGCCCTCGCATGGCCGGTGGACCTCGTCTTTCCCGTGGAGACCGGGGCGGACCGCTTCCACAAGCTCACCGCCGTGGACTGGGTGGACGTGGAGGACCCCTCCGTGGCCACCGTGGAGCTGCTCTCCGGCAGCAACGAGCTGCTCATCACCGGCAAGCGCCCCGGGAGCACCCTCATGCTCCTCTATGCCGAGGGCAAGATGGGCGTCTGGCGCCTCGTCGTCACCGCGCCGGGCTCCCGCCACACGCCCGAGCCCGCGCCGGAGCTGCTCGCCGCCGCCCGCAAGGCCTGTCCCGGGCTCCAGGCCAACGAGGGCTCCGAGCGCCTGCTCCTCGCCACCGTGAAGGACAGCGCCTGTCGCAAGGCCCTCCTGTCCCTCTTCCAGACGGATGCCTGGCTGGCGCGAGAGCTGGAGGTCACCTTCGAGCTGCCCATGCTCCAGGAGCAGCTCTCGGCCGTGACGGACCGCTTGAAGGAGCTGGGGCTGGAGGCGCGCTACAGCGGCGCGGGCATCGTCCTTCAGGGGACGTCCACCCCCGAGGCCCACCGGCGCGCCCTCTGGGAGCTGTTCCGCCAGTCCGTGGGCCGCGTCCCGCTGGAGGACCGTGTGAAGGTCCTCACGCCAGAGGCTACACCCGACGCGGGCACCGGGCCCGTGGACGCGGGGGCGGCACCGACCGAGGAGCCGCGGACACCCGGCAAGCGCAAGCGCGGGGCGCCGACGAAGTGA